TTCCAACTCCATTCGAAATAATATTTAATGGTATTTCAAGTGATCTTTATATTACATGGGGCAGGGGCTATTACGAGTTCACATCTCTCTCGGGTGATTTCACTGTTGATTCTCTCGCCGGGCTGTTTGATGTCAGCTCCACATCGGGAAATATTCAGTTGAATGAGGTCGTAATCGAGAATCAGAGTACTTTTAGTTCTCTGACCGGTAATGTGGAAGTTTCATTGGCGAAAAGTCCCGGAGGCAATATAAATATGTCTGGTCGGTCAGGTGACCTTATACTTAATTATAACGATAATATTATTGAGGGCTATTTTGAATTTACAGCCAGAAAAGACATAGGAATAATCTCATCTCCATATCCATTTGATTCGGAAGAGGAATTTACAGCTGATGGCATTGTTTACATGAAAAAATCTTTTAACATTGCAGGGGAAACGCCTCGAATTATTCTCGCGACCGACTCAGGATCTGTGCAGCTAAAATTAAATTAAATGACAGATTCTGATATTAGATATTTATGTCCTCCTGCGCTCCACCAAAAGTAGGCATTTCTATTCAGTCACTATTTTAGTATCTTTTCCGAAATGAAAAACACGGTTAAATAATATGATAATTGTTACAGGCGGCGCAGGACTTATCGGAAGCGCCGTAGTATGGTCTCTGAATAATCGGGGCGAAAAGAAAATACTCATCGTTGACCACAATCCTAAAGGAACTAAGGACGATAATTATAAGCGGCTAAATTATTCCGGTTATACGGATAAGTCAAATTTTATAGTAGAGTTGGAAAGAGGTAAATTCGGTGACCATATCGAAGCGATAATACATCTTGGGGCTTGCTCGGACACAACAGAGACTGACAAAGATTATCTGTACGAAAATAATTTCCGTTATACACAGAAATTAGCGACGTACGCCATTGAGAACAATATTCGTTTTATCTACGCCTCAAGCGCAGCCACTTACGGCAACGGAAATAGAGGGTATTTGGATGACGAACATCTGATTCCAACATTGGAACCGTTGAATGAATACGCCCGCTCAAAGCAAATGTTCGATCTGTGGGCTTGGGAGAATGGGTTTCTCGACAAAATTGTCGGATTAAAATATTTCAATGTCTTTGGTCCGAATGAAGATCATAAGGGCGATATGCAAAGTATGGTGCGAAAATCGTTCCGTCAGATCTGGGCAAACGGCGAAGTGAACCTCTTTAAATCTTACAATGGCGATTATGAAGACGGAGAGCAAAAACGTGATTTTCTTTACGTGAAAGACGCCGCTGATATGACGCTCTTTTTTCTCGATAATCCGGCTCTGAACGGAATTTATAATCTCGGCTCAGGGAAGGCGGAAACGTGGAACAGCCTTATAGGCGCTGTTTTCGGCGCCGTGGATATGGTTCCTACAATAAATTATATAGATATGCCTGATAATATACGCGAACAGTATCAGTACTTTACTAAAGCGGAGATGGAGAAGTTATTTAACGCGGGGTATGAAAAGGGAACGACTCCGCTAACTGAAGCAGTTGAAGATTACATTCTCAATTACCTCATTTCCGGTAATCATCTCCAACTATAAAAGTTAATAATCTTTCAGTTCCTGATCTAACCGGTCATCATAATCAGAACCGGGCTTAGCGGATGATTTGAATTCTATGAGTACGGGTTTCTTTTTCGTTCCTCTTAAAACAATGACTGTAGTCGCAAGGAGTATGGCTACAATAGGGAGGATGTACGCCGCCAAACCGAATCCTTCAGCACGGGGAGCCGATAATATCCGCTCGCCGTATTTCGCTACATATTCATCAAGTATTTCTTCTTCAGATTTTCCTTCCGAAAGAAGTTCCCTTATACGAAGTTTTACTTCTGTTGAAGCGCCTGAATCGTGGTAAGCAACAGGTTGACGATAACAGCAGGGCGCTACTAACATTTTTTCGAGATTCTTGGCTGATTCCTCGTGTTCGTGCGCTTCTCCGGCTAAAGCGTTAGAGCTGAAAGCGAAAAACGAAAGAACGGCAGCCGCTAAAAATGTTTTGTATAAGTTAATATTCATTTGATTCCCCTATTTCTCCAGCGCGTAGATACAATTAGCAAAATAATAAACCAAATTGAGCAATTAAGAAGTATTCTCCCTTACAATACAGCGAATTAATACTCACGGAATAAATCAGATTGCCTTTTCATCGGAACAGGGGTAATTTACGCCCTGATATTTGGGAGAGGTGGCAGAGAGGCTGAATGCGCACGCTTGGAAAGCGTGTTTACTTAATAGGTAACGTGGGTTCGAATCCCACCCTCTCCGCAACTATAAATTCTAAATAATTTCCGTTGGACAGTTCCAAAGAATAGTTAAATTGTCATCATTCGGAATTACTACTTACTAATTAGGAAAAAGAATGACTCAGATTGATGGATTTGAAATTAGAGAGGCTGTTGTAGATGATCTGCCGCTGATTTTGCGTTTTATTAAGGATTTAGCAGAATATGAGCGAATGAAAGACGATGTAATTACAACCGAAGAGATCTTGAAACACAGTATCTTCGGAGAAGGCTCTAACACCTCAGTATTGTTGGCTTTCTACAATGACGAACCTGTCGGATTCGCAATTTATTTTTATAATTTTTCATCTTTTTTAGGTAAAAAGGGAATTTATTTGGAAGATTTATTTGTGCAGCCGGATGCAAGGGGAAAGGGATTCGGCAAAGCGCTGTTAATTCGATTGGCAGAGATAGCCCGGGATGAGGATTGTGGCCGGCTTGAGTGGGCTGTTCTTGATTGGAATGAACCGGCAATCGATTTTTATAAGAATCTCGGCGCTGTTCAGATGGACGAGTGGACGGTATTCAGATTAAACAGAGAAGCAATTGAAATATTGGCAGGAGCTAATTAAAACAGATTAAAATAGGATAAACAAAAATGGATGAAGATAAGAAATGTATTGTGATTATAGAAGCTACCTTCAATGAGGGAGGGATGGATACTCCGGAATATGAAGAATATGCTAAAAGATCAAATGCCAATGGAGAAGCTCATGGCGGAGTGGTTCTTTCAAAGTATATGATAGATCAAAATTTGGGAAATGGAGATTCACCCCATGTTGTTTTAATATTAGAATATCCTTCCCGTGAAAAGGCAGTTCAGGCTTTTACGAGTGAAGAATATAACAGTATAAAACCGTTGAGAGATGTGGCGTTAAAAGAAGTGAATATTTTAATAACGAAGAGTTAAATAGATTGTTAGTCCTTTCTAATTAATGTGATATATATCAAGGAGTTAAGATGAAATCTGTGATATTACATATTCCAATTTTGGCGGTTTCGATCATATTATTAAGCTGTTCACAGGTAAAAACCGTGCAGCAAATTTTTATGGAAAGTGATGACGCTGTTAGTGTAGAGAAAAACCCTGACGGGAGAACGGCATTCAAGGCGTATCTTAACTCGTTGATATTTTCCGCTAATTCCGGCGGTGACAAGGACTTTCTGAAAGATGTAACTGCAATTCGGGATGAAGGATATGTAGCTGAAGAAAGACTCGGCACTGCATCGCTTATTTTACGGAATTATGTCGTAAAGCGGTACGGCGAGTCAATCGTCAAAGACCTTCAGACAATGATAGCATTTCGCACATATGCGGAAGATGGAAGAGATAACTGGGATGCGCCGGAATTTTTACGTCAGAGAGAATGGTTGGAATCAAAAACTGTGGAATTAGGATTTGATTTTAAAAGTTATGACGGGAGGATGGATGAAATAAGTGTGCCGGGTCCCGGACCTATTTTAGCGCTTCTTACCCACGGTGATGTGGTAAACGTAGTGGAGGAAAGTTGGACTTTTCATCCTTGGGAATCTGAGCTAATCGACGGTAAAATATACGGCAGAGGCTCGGGAGATGATAAAGGCGGAGTAATCGTTTCGCTATATGTCCTGAAAGCCCTCAAGGATACCGGTTGGGAGTTTAATCATACTCTGAAACTGCTGATAGCGAACGGTGAAGAGTCCAGCTGGGATGAGATTGCGTATTATAAAGAACGAGCGCCGCTCCCTGATATTACAATAGGAATAGATGCATCGTATCCTGTAACAAATTCTCAAAAAGGATTTCGACTTGTTACGGTCAGTTCGGAAGAATTTGGTATGAGCGAAATAATGGGAGAATGGAATATTATTTCAATATCAGGAGGAGTTGCGAACAACATAATACCTGAAAGGGCTGAGGCGATTCTCACCGGTGGAGCAGACGCTTTCGCTGTTCTGGGTGAATTAGCGTTAAAGTGGGAAGAAGAACACGCTCCCGCAAAATTTATTCTCAGCGCCGATGGAGAGCAAATAAAGATAGAAGCTATTGGGAAAACAGGACATTCTGCACTACCGGAAAAAGGCCATAACGCTTTGGGAGACCTAACCGCGTTTCTTGCTTCATTGGATCTAACACCTGACCGGTGGGGTTCTCTTGCTTATTTTATGGGCGATTTCCTTGGAGAAGATATTTATGGAACTTCACTCGGTATTGCTTTTGACGATTCAGCAATGGGACACCTCACTGTCAATTTAGCCACGGTGAAAGTTACGAAGAATTCTCCTACGGCAACCATTAGCCTTAGAATTCCCACGGGAATAACTCGTTCCTTTATTGATGAAAATCTTAAGATGGCGGTTGAGGATGTTAACAGAGTGTACGGCTCGAATTTAATGCTCGTTATCACAGATTACGGACCGGCGCATATTGTACCAAAAGACACAAAATTAGTAAGAACCCTTTTGGAAGTCTGGGAGGAAGTAACGGGAACTCCCGGATATACGGTTTCCATCAGTGGCGGAACTCAAGCAAGGATGTTTCCCGACGGAGTTGATTTTGGACTGTCGAAGAGTCTGGAGCATACACTGGCGCATGGGCATGATGAGTATATCAGCGTCAAAGACCTGATGGAGGCTGCCGAACTCACTGTCAGCGCCGTTTTAAGGCTTACTATAACCGAATAAATATCTATATTAAGTGGGTGGATTCAGATAAATCTTCTCACCGTTCACAACGCCGAGCACTTTTCCCTTTAGCTTTTCGCCTTCATAAGGAGTGTTGTTCGACCTTGAGAGAAATTTGGTTGAATCTACCGTCCACTCAGTTTCAGTATCGAAAAATGTCATATTCGCTTTTGCTCCGACCTTAATCTCGGCTGTAGGTAAGCCATAGATTTTCCTTGGAGCGGTCGAAAATTTGTCAACCAATTGCTCTAAATTCAGCACACCTTTTTCCAACAGCTGTTTGACGCAAACCGCAAATGAAGTTTCGAGTCCAACAAGACCAAACGGCGCATCTAAAAGGTCTCCTTCGTTCTCCTCTGGAGAATGAGGCGCGTGGTCGGAGGCGATACAATCTATTGTGCCGTCGGCGAGTCCTTCGCAAAGAGCCTCAATTTCTTTCTCGGTGCGGATAGGCGGATTGACCTTATATGCCGCATCGAATTTTTCAAAGTTGGAATCTGTTAAGCTGATATGATGCGGCGTTACCTCGCAGGTAACCGGAAGCCCTTTTGATTTTGCCTGTCGTATCAGCTCAACTGTCTCCACAGAAGAGATATGCGGAACGTGCAAAACTCCGCCAGTAAGTTCCAGCAGTCTGATATCTCTCGCAACCATAATATCTTCTGCATGAGGAGGAATCCCCGGTATTCCGAGCCGTGCCGAAACAGCGCCTTCGTTCATTACTCCGCCCTTCGCAAGAGCTTTAACTTCCGAATGATTTACGATGGGAACACCAAACATTTGAGAATATTCAAGAGCGATGCGCATCAGAGCGTCATCCTCTACCGGGTCGCCGTCATCGGAAAAACCGACCGCTCCTGCCCCAACCATAGAACCCATCTCCGCTAACTCCTCACCCCGGCGACCTTTGGAAACGGTTCCGATGGGGAAGAGTTCAACCAAATGACCTGATGCACTCTTCAATACAGATCTGATCATATCTTCCGAATCAAGGGGAGGGTCGGTATTCGGCATACAGCAGATAGCCGTAAAACCGCCCGCCATTGCTGCGTTTGAACCCGATAAAATCGTTTCTTCATCTTCTCTGCCCGGTTCACGAAGGTGAACGTGAACATCCGCCCATCCCGGAGAGACATAAGCGCCATTCAGGTCAACTTTGAATACATCGGAGGGAGGTTTGGATATAGAGCCGATCTCTTTAATGATGCCGTTTTCAATTAGAATAGAGACTTTCGATGTGGATTTGCCCACAATGACAGCGTTTTCGATGAGCAGTAGTTTATTTTCCGAAAATTTTTCGGACATCAGTTAACATTTCCTTTAATTTTATCAGCCTCGGAAAGTAAGACAAGGACTGCCATTCTAACTGCGACGCCGTTGAATACCTGATTTAGTATGACAGAGTGCTCGCTGTCCGCAACATCGCTATCCAGCTCAACGCCACGATTAATCGGTCCGGGATGCATGATAGTAAACGTTTTTCCTGTGGAGTTCAGCCTGTCGGTTGTAATCCCGAAAAACTTTCGATACTCTCTCACGGAAGGGAATAACCCTACTGTTTGCCTCTCCAATTGTATTCGAAGGATATTGAGTATATCTGCAAACTCGAGAGCTTCGTTTATGTCGGTGGAAATATGAACACCAAGAGCTTCCGCCTCATAAGGGAGGAGTGTTTTAGGGCCGCAAATCATTACTTCCGCGCCCATTGTCTTTAACCCGTGAATATTCGATCGCGCCACGCGACTATGTTTAATGTCGCCGATGATAGCAATTTTCTGTCCTTTGAGGCTCTTGACCCGTTCGAGGAGCGTCATCATATCGAGAAGCGCCTGTGTGGGATGCTCATGCCCGCCGTCGCCGGCGTTTATAATGTTGGAATCGACATATTTGGTCATAAGTTTGGCAGCACCCGGCGCCGAGTGCCTGATAACTACCATATTAATTTTCATCGCCTCTATATTTTCAATCGTATCGCGGAGTGTCTCCCCCTTGGAAGTGCTGCTCCCGGATTTGCTGAAGTTAATGCTGTCAGCCGAGAGCCGTTTTTCGGCGAGTTCAAATGACATTCGAGTCCGGGTGGATGGTTCGTAAAAGAAGTTCAGTATGGTCTTTCCCTGAAGCGTAGGGACTTTAGGAACCGGCCGGTCCAAAACTTCACGGAATGTAAGCGCCGTATCGAGTATAAGTTGAATATCCTTTTTAGGAACTCCGTCGAGTCCCAGGAGATGCCTGCTTGATAACCGGCTCATCAGTTCTCCACATCAACGAGCAGAATGGAATCTTCGTCGTCGATTTCGGTCATTTTGACGCGTATTTCCTCTCCGATGGAAGTTGGAATATTCTTGCCCGTAAAATCAGGAGCCACAGGCATTTCGCGATGACCTCTGTCAACAAGAACCGCAAGCTGGATGCTTGCCGGTCTTCCATAATCCATGAGCGCATCGAGAGCGGCCCGGATAGTGCGTCCTGTGTAAAGCACATCGTCCACAAGGATTACATTTTTGCTATCAATATCGAACGGGATTTCCGATACTCTGACTTCAGGATGCTTCATAGATTCGCGCCAATCGTCACGATAAAGAGAGACGTCTAAAATCCCTACTTCCATCTTATTGTTTTCAATCTCTTCGATTTTTTTGGCGATACGCCGCGCCAGAAATTCACCACGCGTCCGTAAACCTATAATCGCTAAGTCCTTTGTTCCTTTATTCTTTTCGATTATCTCGTGCGCCAAGCGTGTTATGGTTCGGGATAATCCGTCGGAATCCATTATTGTCGCTTTTACCTTAACGTTCATATTTTACCTTTGAGTTCAAAAAAAATCCGCCCTTGAGCGGATGTATATAATATTTTTTTCATTTTTCATTCCCTTACCATCTCGCCGGATAAGTTTAAAGGGTCGGGTAATAATACTGTTTTGGAATATGATTGTCAAGCAGGAAAATGTTTTCAGCTACTCCGCTTGACACTGATTTTCAGGTGTATTAGACTATAGTGAACAAAAGGCGTATATATGAGACTGAACGAGAGACAGATTTCGGCGGTGCAGGTTCCATCTTTTCCCGTAGCGGTGGAGCGAGTCGCCGATTCATCCCTAATAGGGAAACCCGTCATAGTGGCGCCGATAAATTCCGCCCGGAGCCTTGTTACGGCTGCGTCTGACGAAGTGCGGGAGGATGGCGTTTTTCCGGGAATGCCTCTTCAGCAGGCGATTCGTCTGTCACCGACGGCGGTTATTCTTCCCCCGAACAGGCGATTGTATCGTATGGCGTCAGCGGCTCTTCGCAAGATTTATTCCAATTTCACGCCGTTAGTGGAGCCGCACCATTGGGGCAATTCATACCTTGACCTGTCGGGAACTGCCAGGCTATTCGGTCCTCCTTTGGATATCACAATGAAGATACAAAAGGAAATTCGGGAGCGTCTGAATCTGCAAAGCGCTATGGGCGTGGCGAGTAACAAACTAACCAGCAGAATCGCTTCGTTCGTAACCAAGCCTCTGACGATACGCGAGGTGGAAAAAGGCAAAGAAGCGTCATTTATAAGTCCTTACCACATTCACAAACTTCCGCTGGTGGACAAGCTCGTCTTCCAGGCGTTGCAGGAGGTTAATCTCCTGAAGATAGGACAGGTGGCAGCCGTCTCCGAGGCACATCTCATTATGCTGATCGGGAAGGACGGCAGTCCTGTGCATCGTCAGTCGAAGGGGATAGATGATTCTCCTGTGCAGATTCCGAAAGTTCAGCCGTCTCTGCGGGAAGAGTTTACCTTTGCTGAGGACACAAACGACTGGGGTTTATTGCTTGCTTCAGTGGGCAAAATGACCGCTCGCATCGGATACGAATTGCGAAAGCGGAATCTTCTTATGGGTGAGATCCGGCTTCTTGTTGTTTATTCCGATGAAATGGAGGAGCGGGGGAGGGCGCGACTTCGTCATCCGCTCTTTCTTGATGATGATGTTTATTCGGCGAGCCGCAATCTTTTCGAGCAGACGGTGAAAAGGAGAATACGAATTCGTATGCTGGAAATAGAGGCTTTCAGGTTGTCGCGTTCTACGGGACAAACAGAAATCTTCAGCGAAAGCGCCGGCAAAGAAAAACAGGTTCTCCTGAACGCCGCCATTGATTCCATCCGTGCCCGCTTCGGCGAGGATGCTGTCGTAAAAGCGGAATGGAAATGACGATTGGAAACTCGTGAAGATTTTGATTGGAATGTGTGCTATATTTTCTTGAATTTGAAAAATAGAAGGTAATAAATGTCAGTGATTCCATACGCAGATAAAGAGAAAGCTCCGCTTGAGAAAAAGGAAGCCGTTCAGCGAATGTTCGACAATATCGCAGGCCGATACGACCTGATGAATGATATTATGACAGCAGGTTTCCACCGGAGATGGAAAACGCTTGCGGCGCGCGAAGTTTGCCGGGAAGGAGCAAACCGTGTGTTGGATATCGCATGTGGGACAGGAGACATTGGATTTTTGGTAGAAAAATATGGCGTAAAAGAGATATATTCCGCTGATTTGTCAATCGAGATGCTGAAAGAAGCAAAAAAGAAAGCAGAGAAAAGAAACCGGTCGGAGCGGTTTTCATTCGGCAGAATGGATGCACTGAAATTGCCGTTCCGTGATGAGACATTTGATTCGGTGATAACGGGATTTTCTTTGAGAAATGTAGATGGCATCGCTGAAATGTTCGGCGAAGTCCATAGAGTTTTAAGGAATGGAGGAAAGTTTGCCTCTCTCGAAATAACACCTATGAAATCTTCATTGTTCAGCAAGATGTTCGCTGTTTATTTTAAAAAAATAGTTCCATTTGTGGGAGGATTAATAACGGGAGATAAAAAGGCATATGATTATCTCCCCGAGTCGGTAGCAAATGTGCCGGATGCAGACAGAGTAGCGGTGATGATGGAAGAAGCCGGATTTACATCTGTTACCGTGAAACGAATGGGGATGGGAACAGTGGCTCTTGTCTCAGGCAAAAAAGGCATTTAGTGACAACACATTTTTTAACAGCCGATTGGTAAAAAATAGTATATTAGTAAGTCAGAATCGCTCTTAAACCCTCTAAACATTGAATTTATCGGAATTGCACTTCCCATCTGCTTGCGGTATATTTATTAGTTATACTAAAATAAGGATTAATATATAGTTGGCTCAATTAGCAGATAGAATAGTCGCTTTCGTTGAAAAGAAGGCAGGAAAAAGATTTAAACAGAAGGATATCGCCCGTGCTATGGGAGTAAATTCCAATGAATATGTGCGATTTAAAAGGCTCCTTAATTCTCTGGAAAGAACAGGTAAGATTCATAAACATCCGAAATCTCGTTATTCCTCAATACTAAATACCCGAACATTAGAAGGTATTCTTTCCGTTACGATGAAAGGGTTCGGATTTGTAGTTACCGGAGAGGAATTGGATGTATACGTCTCCGCAGATGATATGGGCGGCGCGCTCGGAGGTGATGTAGTGAGCGTTGAGATTACTTCCCGCAGGCAGTTCGGCCCAAATCCTGAGGGGAAAGTCACCAAAATTATTGAGAGAAAAAGAACCCAAATTGTCGGTACACTGAAAGAACAAAATGGTCGTTTCGTTCTTGTACCCGATGAAAGAGCATTAAAGACAAACCTTCCCGTGAGTCAAGGCAAAGAGAAAAACGGTAAACCGGGACAAAAAGCTGTTGCCCGTC
This window of the Candidatus Neomarinimicrobiota bacterium genome carries:
- the rfaD gene encoding ADP-glyceromanno-heptose 6-epimerase, whose protein sequence is MIIVTGGAGLIGSAVVWSLNNRGEKKILIVDHNPKGTKDDNYKRLNYSGYTDKSNFIVELERGKFGDHIEAIIHLGACSDTTETDKDYLYENNFRYTQKLATYAIENNIRFIYASSAATYGNGNRGYLDDEHLIPTLEPLNEYARSKQMFDLWAWENGFLDKIVGLKYFNVFGPNEDHKGDMQSMVRKSFRQIWANGEVNLFKSYNGDYEDGEQKRDFLYVKDAADMTLFFLDNPALNGIYNLGSGKAETWNSLIGAVFGAVDMVPTINYIDMPDNIREQYQYFTKAEMEKLFNAGYEKGTTPLTEAVEDYILNYLISGNHLQL
- a CDS encoding cytochrome c-type biogenesis protein CcmH; its protein translation is MNINLYKTFLAAAVLSFFAFSSNALAGEAHEHEESAKNLEKMLVAPCCYRQPVAYHDSGASTEVKLRIRELLSEGKSEEEILDEYVAKYGERILSAPRAEGFGLAAYILPIVAILLATTVIVLRGTKKKPVLIEFKSSAKPGSDYDDRLDQELKDY
- a CDS encoding GNAT family N-acetyltransferase — encoded protein: MTQIDGFEIREAVVDDLPLILRFIKDLAEYERMKDDVITTEEILKHSIFGEGSNTSVLLAFYNDEPVGFAIYFYNFSSFLGKKGIYLEDLFVQPDARGKGFGKALLIRLAEIARDEDCGRLEWAVLDWNEPAIDFYKNLGAVQMDEWTVFRLNREAIEILAGAN
- a CDS encoding DUF1330 domain-containing protein, with amino-acid sequence MDEDKKCIVIIEATFNEGGMDTPEYEEYAKRSNANGEAHGGVVLSKYMIDQNLGNGDSPHVVLILEYPSREKAVQAFTSEEYNSIKPLRDVALKEVNILITKS
- a CDS encoding Sapep family Mn(2+)-dependent dipeptidase codes for the protein MKSVILHIPILAVSIILLSCSQVKTVQQIFMESDDAVSVEKNPDGRTAFKAYLNSLIFSANSGGDKDFLKDVTAIRDEGYVAEERLGTASLILRNYVVKRYGESIVKDLQTMIAFRTYAEDGRDNWDAPEFLRQREWLESKTVELGFDFKSYDGRMDEISVPGPGPILALLTHGDVVNVVEESWTFHPWESELIDGKIYGRGSGDDKGGVIVSLYVLKALKDTGWEFNHTLKLLIANGEESSWDEIAYYKERAPLPDITIGIDASYPVTNSQKGFRLVTVSSEEFGMSEIMGEWNIISISGGVANNIIPERAEAILTGGADAFAVLGELALKWEEEHAPAKFILSADGEQIKIEAIGKTGHSALPEKGHNALGDLTAFLASLDLTPDRWGSLAYFMGDFLGEDIYGTSLGIAFDDSAMGHLTVNLATVKVTKNSPTATISLRIPTGITRSFIDENLKMAVEDVNRVYGSNLMLVITDYGPAHIVPKDTKLVRTLLEVWEEVTGTPGYTVSISGGTQARMFPDGVDFGLSKSLEHTLAHGHDEYISVKDLMEAAELTVSAVLRLTITE
- a CDS encoding dihydroorotase, translated to MSEKFSENKLLLIENAVIVGKSTSKVSILIENGIIKEIGSISKPPSDVFKVDLNGAYVSPGWADVHVHLREPGREDEETILSGSNAAMAGGFTAICCMPNTDPPLDSEDMIRSVLKSASGHLVELFPIGTVSKGRRGEELAEMGSMVGAGAVGFSDDGDPVEDDALMRIALEYSQMFGVPIVNHSEVKALAKGGVMNEGAVSARLGIPGIPPHAEDIMVARDIRLLELTGGVLHVPHISSVETVELIRQAKSKGLPVTCEVTPHHISLTDSNFEKFDAAYKVNPPIRTEKEIEALCEGLADGTIDCIASDHAPHSPEENEGDLLDAPFGLVGLETSFAVCVKQLLEKGVLNLEQLVDKFSTAPRKIYGLPTAEIKVGAKANMTFFDTETEWTVDSTKFLSRSNNTPYEGEKLKGKVLGVVNGEKIYLNPPT
- a CDS encoding aspartate carbamoyltransferase catalytic subunit, which translates into the protein MSRLSSRHLLGLDGVPKKDIQLILDTALTFREVLDRPVPKVPTLQGKTILNFFYEPSTRTRMSFELAEKRLSADSINFSKSGSSTSKGETLRDTIENIEAMKINMVVIRHSAPGAAKLMTKYVDSNIINAGDGGHEHPTQALLDMMTLLERVKSLKGQKIAIIGDIKHSRVARSNIHGLKTMGAEVMICGPKTLLPYEAEALGVHISTDINEALEFADILNILRIQLERQTVGLFPSVREYRKFFGITTDRLNSTGKTFTIMHPGPINRGVELDSDVADSEHSVILNQVFNGVAVRMAVLVLLSEADKIKGNVN
- the pyrR gene encoding bifunctional pyr operon transcriptional regulator/uracil phosphoribosyltransferase PyrR, which encodes MNVKVKATIMDSDGLSRTITRLAHEIIEKNKGTKDLAIIGLRTRGEFLARRIAKKIEEIENNKMEVGILDVSLYRDDWRESMKHPEVRVSEIPFDIDSKNVILVDDVLYTGRTIRAALDALMDYGRPASIQLAVLVDRGHREMPVAPDFTGKNIPTSIGEEIRVKMTEIDDEDSILLVDVEN
- a CDS encoding ubiquinone/menaquinone biosynthesis methyltransferase; the protein is MSVIPYADKEKAPLEKKEAVQRMFDNIAGRYDLMNDIMTAGFHRRWKTLAAREVCREGANRVLDIACGTGDIGFLVEKYGVKEIYSADLSIEMLKEAKKKAEKRNRSERFSFGRMDALKLPFRDETFDSVITGFSLRNVDGIAEMFGEVHRVLRNGGKFASLEITPMKSSLFSKMFAVYFKKIVPFVGGLITGDKKAYDYLPESVANVPDADRVAVMMEEAGFTSVTVKRMGMGTVALVSGKKGI